A window of the Mesorhizobium opportunistum WSM2075 genome harbors these coding sequences:
- a CDS encoding lytic murein transglycosylase, producing MRLRSQALAALFLCAMALPAVAQECGGDFETWKQGVAAEAKAAGVGPVGLDALEDANFDERALARDRAQGVFTQTFVQFSNRMISAYRLKQGAANMKKYADIFARADQQFGVQAPVITAFWALETDFGAVQGDFHTLSALVTLSHDCRRPQLFRQQLVPLLELIDRGVLPADVTGAWAGEIGQTQILPSDYLARGVDGDGDGKIDLRGSVPDVIMTTANKVLSRGWKRDEPWIQEVRVPDEMPWDQTGRTNKLPLTQWAQWGITNPDGSPLVDKGLKAGLALPMGRKGPAFLTYDNFDVYLEWNQSFTYALTAANLAARLDGAQPLDPRSPEPGLDNNQMKALQTKLEARGYDVGTVDGILGTNTREAVRKEQMRLGLPVDGWPTPELLGKL from the coding sequence ATGCGACTGCGTTCTCAAGCCCTCGCGGCGCTGTTCCTGTGCGCCATGGCCTTGCCGGCGGTGGCGCAGGAATGCGGCGGCGACTTCGAAACCTGGAAGCAGGGCGTCGCGGCCGAGGCCAAGGCGGCAGGCGTCGGCCCTGTCGGCCTAGATGCGCTTGAAGACGCCAACTTCGACGAGAGAGCGCTGGCGCGCGACCGCGCCCAGGGCGTCTTCACCCAGACCTTCGTTCAATTCTCAAACCGCATGATCTCGGCCTACCGGCTGAAGCAAGGTGCGGCGAACATGAAGAAGTACGCCGATATCTTCGCCCGCGCCGACCAGCAGTTCGGCGTCCAGGCGCCGGTCATCACCGCTTTCTGGGCGCTGGAGACCGACTTCGGCGCCGTGCAGGGCGATTTCCACACGTTGAGCGCGCTGGTCACGCTGTCGCATGATTGCCGCCGCCCGCAACTGTTCCGGCAGCAACTCGTGCCGCTGCTGGAGCTGATCGATCGCGGCGTATTGCCGGCCGATGTCACCGGCGCCTGGGCCGGCGAGATCGGCCAGACCCAAATCCTGCCTTCGGACTATCTGGCCCGCGGCGTCGACGGCGATGGCGACGGCAAGATCGACCTGCGCGGCAGCGTGCCCGACGTGATCATGACCACGGCCAACAAGGTGCTGTCGCGCGGCTGGAAGCGCGACGAGCCCTGGATCCAGGAAGTGCGCGTGCCCGACGAGATGCCGTGGGACCAGACCGGGCGCACCAACAAATTGCCGCTGACACAGTGGGCGCAGTGGGGCATCACCAATCCCGACGGCTCGCCGCTCGTCGACAAGGGTCTCAAGGCTGGCCTCGCTTTGCCCATGGGCCGCAAGGGCCCGGCCTTCCTCACCTACGACAATTTCGACGTCTATCTCGAATGGAACCAGTCCTTCACCTATGCGCTGACCGCGGCCAACCTCGCGGCAAGGCTCGACGGCGCACAGCCGCTTGATCCGCGCAGTCCCGAACCAGGCCTCGACAACAACCAGATGAAGGCACTGCAAACCAAGCTCGAAGCCAGGGGCTACGATGTCGGCACGGTCGACGGCATCCTCGGCACCAACACCCGCGAAGCCGTCCGCAAGGAGCAGATGCGGCTGGGATTGCCCGTGGACGGCTGGCCGACACCCGAGCTTTTGGGAAAGTTGTGA
- a CDS encoding glycoside hydrolase family 25 protein, with the protein MRRLAALFMLTLLGACSTVDDLSPLSPSAPGSATVAVRAPRFGDSKPHEWDSGAPWNYAVHGTDVSKYQASVDWPAARASGISFAFIKATEGGDRFDEYFNEHWARTRAAGIPRAAYHFFYFCTPAAVQARWFIQNVPVDRSSMPPVLDMEWNPKSPTCRLRPDAATVRAEMSTFLEIVERHYGKKPIIYTSVDFFDDNELSTFRGYPYWLRSVAGHPREKYGSHPFTFWQYTGTGIVPGMTGKSDINVFNGSEAAWNKWLRQNTR; encoded by the coding sequence ATGCGCCGTCTTGCGGCTCTTTTCATGCTGACGCTGCTAGGCGCCTGCTCGACCGTGGACGATCTGTCGCCGCTGTCGCCGTCCGCGCCCGGCAGTGCGACGGTCGCCGTACGCGCGCCGCGCTTCGGCGATTCCAAGCCGCATGAATGGGACAGCGGGGCGCCGTGGAATTATGCCGTTCATGGCACCGACGTCTCCAAGTACCAGGCCTCGGTCGACTGGCCGGCAGCCAGGGCGAGCGGCATTTCCTTCGCCTTCATCAAGGCGACCGAGGGCGGCGACCGCTTCGACGAATATTTCAACGAGCATTGGGCGCGCACCAGAGCCGCGGGCATCCCACGCGCGGCCTATCATTTCTTCTACTTCTGCACGCCGGCGGCCGTCCAGGCGCGCTGGTTCATCCAGAATGTCCCCGTCGACCGCTCCTCGATGCCGCCGGTCCTTGACATGGAATGGAACCCGAAATCGCCGACCTGCAGGCTGCGCCCGGACGCGGCCACGGTGCGCGCGGAGATGAGCACCTTCCTCGAAATCGTCGAGCGGCACTACGGCAAGAAGCCGATCATCTACACCTCGGTCGATTTCTTCGACGACAACGAACTGTCGACCTTCCGCGGCTATCCCTACTGGCTGCGCTCCGTCGCCGGCCATCCGCGCGAGAAGTACGGCAGCCACCCCTTCACCTTCTGGCAGTATACCGGCACAGGCATCGTTCCCGGCATGACCGGCAAGTCCGACATCAATGTGTTCAACGGCAGCGAGGCCGCCTGGAACAAGTGGCTGCGGCAGAACACCCGTTGA
- a CDS encoding serine hydrolase domain-containing protein — protein MRIVVKIVKWLLGLIVLAVAALFAWLYIAPPELIRVGSGYSAKIVCSNVFIAGRDPNEVLAVDVQAPGHPLLRLMRVSVDKNRGTVSAGLLGFLGKSVAVARDGLGCASVPDGDVGKARRTAVHVEPAATSRDTLWPEGERVDASQDPVLSKLLDDAALTGAGMRAIVVVKNGRVVAERYGDGFSAKTPLLGWSMTKTVNAAIIGTLIKDGKMTIDNKGLFAPWKTDGRAAISLADMMAMSSGLEFNEDYGDVADVTRMLYLEPDMASFAESKPLTDEVGKVFSYSSGTAVMLSRLWQDAIGDKAKALTLPRSALFEPLGMHSAVLETDEQGTFVGSSYLYATAHDWARFGQFLLQGGVWNGNQILPAGFVDWMREPAPASNVYGKGQLWIEAPGDEEKPGAGVAAGLPKDTYWMQGHDGQTVTIIPSEQLVVVRLGLTPAKLGYRPRTMVGALVKALH, from the coding sequence ATGCGGATCGTCGTCAAGATCGTCAAATGGCTGCTTGGCCTGATCGTGCTGGCGGTCGCCGCTTTGTTTGCCTGGCTTTATATCGCGCCGCCGGAATTGATCCGCGTCGGCTCGGGCTATTCGGCCAAGATCGTCTGCTCCAATGTCTTCATAGCCGGGCGCGACCCCAACGAGGTGCTTGCCGTCGACGTGCAGGCGCCGGGCCACCCACTGCTGCGGCTGATGCGGGTTTCGGTCGACAAGAACCGCGGTACCGTTTCCGCTGGTTTGCTCGGCTTCCTCGGCAAGAGCGTCGCCGTCGCCCGCGACGGGCTGGGCTGCGCCTCCGTTCCGGACGGCGATGTCGGCAAGGCGCGGCGCACGGCCGTCCATGTCGAGCCCGCCGCGACCAGCCGGGACACGCTGTGGCCGGAGGGCGAGCGGGTCGACGCTTCACAGGATCCAGTGCTTAGCAAGCTGCTCGACGATGCGGCGCTGACCGGCGCCGGCATGCGGGCGATCGTGGTGGTCAAGAACGGCCGCGTCGTCGCCGAACGCTACGGCGACGGGTTTTCGGCCAAGACGCCACTGCTCGGCTGGTCGATGACCAAGACGGTGAATGCCGCCATCATCGGCACGCTGATCAAGGACGGCAAGATGACCATCGACAACAAGGGCCTGTTCGCGCCGTGGAAGACAGATGGCCGCGCCGCGATCAGCCTTGCCGACATGATGGCGATGTCGAGCGGGCTGGAATTCAACGAGGATTACGGCGACGTCGCCGATGTCACGCGCATGCTCTATCTCGAACCCGACATGGCAAGCTTTGCCGAATCCAAGCCGCTGACTGACGAAGTCGGCAAGGTGTTTTCCTATTCGAGCGGCACGGCGGTGATGCTGTCGCGGCTCTGGCAGGACGCGATCGGCGACAAGGCCAAGGCGCTGACACTGCCGCGCAGCGCGCTGTTCGAGCCGCTCGGCATGCACAGTGCGGTGCTCGAAACCGATGAGCAGGGCACATTCGTCGGCTCGTCCTATCTCTACGCCACCGCGCATGACTGGGCGCGCTTCGGCCAGTTCCTGCTGCAGGGCGGCGTCTGGAACGGTAACCAGATCCTGCCGGCCGGCTTCGTCGACTGGATGCGCGAACCAGCACCGGCGTCCAATGTCTACGGCAAGGGCCAGTTGTGGATCGAAGCACCCGGCGACGAGGAGAAGCCTGGCGCTGGTGTCGCAGCGGGCCTGCCCAAGGACACTTACTGGATGCAAGGTCATGACGGGCAGACCGTCACCATCATCCCGTCCGAGCAGTTGGTGGTGGTACGGCTCGGCCTGACGCCTGCCAAGCTCGGCTACCGCCCGCGGACGATGGTGGGAGCGCTGGTGAAGGCATTGCATTAG
- a CDS encoding HigA family addiction module antitoxin yields MLMTARKPATVGEILSEEFMQPLGLTQAALADAMGVQRKHVNELCNDRRSVTAATALILARVFGNSPDFWLNVQRRSDLWAVMNSPDERARVDRAKPLATAA; encoded by the coding sequence ATGTTGATGACTGCACGCAAGCCGGCAACGGTTGGCGAAATTCTCTCGGAAGAATTCATGCAGCCGCTTGGCCTGACACAGGCAGCTTTGGCCGACGCGATGGGCGTTCAACGCAAGCATGTGAACGAATTGTGCAACGACCGCCGCAGTGTGACGGCGGCGACTGCGCTCATTTTGGCGCGGGTGTTTGGCAACAGTCCGGACTTCTGGTTGAACGTCCAACGCCGCAGCGATCTTTGGGCGGTTATGAATTCGCCCGACGAGCGCGCGCGTGTCGATCGCGCCAAGCCTTTGGCGACGGCTGCATAG
- a CDS encoding class I SAM-dependent methyltransferase: MSTTELPASPEFKANHAELMDGVYRWQRHIYDLTRKYYLLGRDRLIAGLDVPAGGSVLELGCGTGRNIILAARRYPDARFFGLDISSEMLETAGKAIDREGLSNRVTLARGDATDFDAGALFETERFDRVFVSYSLSMIPGWEKTVSAALAALAPTGSLHIVDFGQQEGLPGWFRTLLRGWLRKFHVTPRESLREVLESQSRRTDASFHFRTLYRGYAWLAVIKIAI, translated from the coding sequence ATGAGCACGACGGAACTGCCGGCCAGCCCCGAATTCAAGGCCAACCATGCCGAACTGATGGACGGCGTCTACCGCTGGCAGCGCCACATCTACGACCTGACCCGCAAATATTACCTGCTCGGCCGCGATCGGCTGATCGCGGGGCTGGATGTTCCAGCAGGCGGCAGCGTGCTGGAACTCGGCTGCGGCACCGGCCGCAACATCATTCTGGCCGCCCGTCGCTATCCCGACGCCCGCTTCTTCGGCCTCGACATCTCATCCGAAATGCTGGAGACGGCCGGCAAGGCGATCGACCGCGAAGGCCTGTCCAACCGCGTCACGCTGGCAAGAGGCGACGCCACCGATTTCGATGCCGGCGCGCTCTTCGAAACCGAACGCTTCGACCGCGTCTTCGTGTCCTATTCGCTGTCGATGATCCCCGGCTGGGAGAAGACGGTGTCGGCGGCACTTGCAGCGCTTGCTCCGACAGGCTCACTGCATATTGTCGACTTCGGCCAGCAGGAAGGCCTGCCCGGCTGGTTCCGGACGTTGCTGCGCGGCTGGCTCAGAAAATTCCACGTCACGCCACGTGAGTCGTTGCGCGAGGTGCTGGAATCGCAATCCCGGCGAACCGATGCAAGCTTCCATTTTCGCACCCTTTATCGCGGCTATGCCTGGCTGGCTGTGATCAAGATCGCCATTTGA
- a CDS encoding DUF3419 family protein encodes MTLGYPLAAKQMGNHLAMTDVSSDLVFRRGKEVGKAVYQNRPLSKAGISERLFAFLFSGLVYPQIWEDPDVDMEAMQLGQGHRVVTIASGGCNILAYLTRSPARVDAVDLNAAHIALNRMKLEAVRRLPSQGDLFRFFGAADTRHNSEAYDRFIAPHLDPVSRHYWERRNWRGIRRIGVFDRNFYQTGLLGLFIAMGHRTAKFFGVDPAGIMQARNIGEQRRFFNEELAPVFDRKLLKWATSRKASLFGLGIPPAQYDSLITSGDGTMASVLKARLEKLACDFPLENNYFAWQAFARRYPEPGEAALPAYLEKHNYDTIRGNIDRVAIHHANLIEFLAGKDAGTVDRFILLDAQDWMTDDQLNALWSEITRTASTGARVIFRTAAEPSLLPGRVSTSLLDQWDYQNEASRDFSARDRSAIYGGFHLYVKRPA; translated from the coding sequence ATGACCCTGGGTTACCCGCTTGCGGCAAAGCAAATGGGGAATCACTTGGCCATGACGGACGTCTCCTCGGATCTGGTTTTTCGCCGCGGCAAGGAAGTTGGAAAGGCCGTCTACCAGAACCGCCCGCTTTCGAAAGCCGGCATTTCCGAGCGGCTGTTCGCCTTCCTGTTTTCCGGCCTCGTCTATCCGCAGATCTGGGAAGACCCCGATGTCGACATGGAGGCCATGCAGCTTGGCCAAGGCCACCGCGTCGTCACCATCGCCTCGGGCGGCTGCAACATTCTGGCCTACCTCACCCGCTCGCCGGCAAGGGTCGACGCCGTCGACCTCAACGCTGCCCACATCGCGCTGAACCGCATGAAGCTGGAGGCGGTGCGTCGTCTGCCCTCGCAAGGCGATCTGTTCCGCTTCTTCGGCGCCGCCGACACCCGCCACAATTCGGAAGCCTACGACCGCTTCATCGCGCCGCATCTTGACCCCGTCAGCCGTCACTATTGGGAGCGCCGCAACTGGCGCGGCATCAGGCGCATCGGCGTTTTCGACCGCAACTTCTACCAGACCGGCCTGCTCGGCCTGTTCATCGCCATGGGACACCGCACGGCGAAATTCTTCGGCGTCGACCCAGCGGGCATCATGCAGGCCCGCAACATCGGCGAACAGCGCCGCTTCTTCAACGAGGAACTGGCGCCGGTCTTCGACAGGAAGCTTCTGAAATGGGCGACCTCGCGCAAGGCCTCGCTGTTCGGCCTCGGCATTCCGCCGGCGCAGTACGATTCCCTGATCACCTCCGGCGACGGCACAATGGCCAGCGTGCTGAAGGCCCGGCTGGAAAAACTCGCCTGCGATTTTCCCTTGGAAAACAATTATTTCGCCTGGCAGGCTTTCGCCCGCCGCTATCCCGAGCCCGGCGAAGCCGCCCTGCCCGCCTATCTGGAAAAGCATAACTACGACACCATCCGCGGCAACATCGATCGCGTCGCCATCCACCATGCCAATCTGATCGAGTTCCTGGCCGGCAAGGATGCCGGCACCGTCGACCGCTTCATCCTGCTCGACGCCCAGGACTGGATGACCGACGACCAGCTCAATGCACTGTGGTCGGAAATCACCCGCACCGCCTCCACCGGCGCCCGCGTCATCTTCCGCACCGCCGCCGAGCCCAGCCTGTTGCCGGGCCGCGTCTCCACTTCGTTGCTCGACCAATGGGACTACCAGAACGAGGCATCGCGCGACTTCTCGGCCCGCGACCGCTCGGCCATCTATGGCGGCTTCCACCTCTATGTGAAGCGTCCGGCATGA
- a CDS encoding C1 family peptidase, whose translation MAKNVTSTTAPTERKISGLGWVRDLPDPRDQLYSAPLPVLKALPAAVDLKPEFPIYDQGRIGSCTANALAGAVQFDRLKSKQMPDFVPSRLFIYYNERKIEGHVANDAGAQIRDGIRTLQKQGACPEAEWPYDDTPAAYDGGPFPKNSKPATQPKKACYDDASKYVITSYQRLTPILNQLRGCLAAGYPFVFGFTVFDSWYSQNPRPATIPLPGANDSAIGGHAVMCVGYDNATSLFKIRNSWGANVGKKGYFFMPYAYLTDGSMASDFWVINAVKA comes from the coding sequence ATGGCCAAGAACGTCACGTCAACTACGGCTCCGACAGAAAGAAAAATCAGTGGCCTCGGGTGGGTAAGGGATCTTCCAGATCCGAGAGATCAACTATACAGCGCCCCACTCCCTGTATTGAAGGCACTTCCAGCAGCAGTGGACCTCAAGCCAGAGTTTCCGATCTATGATCAGGGCCGCATTGGATCCTGTACAGCCAACGCGCTGGCCGGTGCGGTGCAGTTTGACCGATTGAAGAGCAAGCAGATGCCCGATTTCGTGCCGTCGCGACTCTTTATCTACTACAACGAGCGCAAGATCGAAGGCCATGTCGCAAATGACGCGGGAGCGCAGATCAGGGACGGGATAAGAACCCTGCAAAAACAGGGAGCCTGCCCGGAAGCGGAATGGCCATACGACGACACGCCCGCCGCTTACGACGGCGGCCCTTTTCCCAAGAATTCAAAGCCGGCGACCCAGCCCAAGAAGGCTTGCTATGACGACGCCAGCAAGTATGTCATTACCAGCTATCAACGGCTGACCCCAATCCTCAATCAGCTGAGAGGTTGCCTTGCGGCAGGATATCCGTTTGTCTTCGGATTCACCGTATTTGACAGCTGGTATTCTCAAAATCCCAGGCCGGCGACCATTCCCCTGCCCGGCGCGAACGATAGCGCAATCGGTGGCCATGCCGTGATGTGTGTCGGATACGACAATGCAACCAGCCTTTTCAAAATCAGAAATTCCTGGGGAGCCAATGTCGGCAAGAAGGGCTACTTCTTCATGCCATATGCTTATCTGACCGATGGAAGCATGGCTTCCGATTTCTGGGTAATTAACGCTGTAAAAGCGTAG